In one Meles meles chromosome 17, mMelMel3.1 paternal haplotype, whole genome shotgun sequence genomic region, the following are encoded:
- the LOC123928246 gene encoding olfactory receptor 6K6, with translation MKSHTSAHSSAECLVGSKEASGKDVKRVRRAESEGKNQELKEVTEPAENISRELISGSLCVSLASVGDVYKRGIEGSKSKHSRCFWHGGGLLFFIPLLLVYAFIVTGNLMIIIAVQLHPTLHTPMYFFISILSFLEIWYTTTTIPKMLSSLVSEQKTISLAGCLLQMYFFHSLGITEGCVLTAMAIDRYVAICSPLRYPTIMTPKLCVQLTAGSCLCGFLLVLPEIAWIATLPFCGSNQIQQIFCDFAPVLSLACTDTSLVVIVDAIHAAEILASFLAIALSYVRIIVVILGMPSAEGRHKAFSTCAAHLAVFLLFFGSVSVMYLRFSASYSVFWDTATAVTFVILAPFLNPIIYSLRNRDMKDALGRLLCRGGRAGGVPR, from the exons ATGAAAAGCCATACTTCGGCACATTCGTCTGCAGAGTGCCTTGTTGGAAGTAAGGAAGCCAGCGGAAAAGATGTTaagagagtcagg AGGGCAGAGAGCgagggaaagaaccaagaactTAAAGAAGTGACTGAGCCTGCAGAAAATATTTCCAGAGAATTAATCTCTGGATCACTTTGTGTCTCCTTGGCATCGGTTGGAGATGTTTATAAAAGAGGCATCGAGGGGTCCAAAAGCAAACATTCCAGGTGTTTCTGGCATGGAG GCGGCCTCTTGTTCTTTATCCCCCTGCTTCTCGTCTACGCATTTATCGTAACCGGGAACCTGATGATAATCATCGCTGTCCAGCTGCACCCGACCCTGCACACGCCCATGTACTTCTTCATCAGCATCCTGTCTTTCCTGGAGATCTGGTACACCACGACCACCATCCCCAAGATGCTCTCCAGCCTCGTCAGTGAGCAGAAGACCATCTCTCTGGCTGGCTGCCTCCTGCAGATGTACTTCTTCCACTCGCTGGGCATCACGGAGGGCTGCGTCCTGACCGCAATGGCCATTGACAGGTACGTCGCAATCTGCAGCCCTCTCCGTTACCCGACCATCATGACCCCCAAGCTTTGTGTCCAGCTAACCGCCGGGTCCTGCCTCTGTGGCTTCCTCCTCGTGCTCCCTGAGATCGCGTGGATCGCCACCCTGCCTTTCTGCGGCTCCAACCAGATCCAGCAGATCTTCTGTGACTTCGCCCCTGTGCTGAGCTTGGCCTGCACAGACACATCGCTGGTGGTCATCGTGGACGCCATCCATGCAGCGGAGATCCTGGCCTCCTTCCTGGCCATCGCCCTGTCCTACGTGCGGATCATCGTGGTGATTCTGGGGATGCCCTCGGCCGAGGGCCGCCACAAGGCCTTCTCCACGTGCGCCGCCCACCTGGCCGTGTTCCTGCTGTTTTTCGGCAGCGTGTCTGTCATGTATCTGCGATTCTCAGCCTCCTACTCCGTGTTTTGGGACACAGCGACTGCCGTCACCTTTGTCATCCTCGCTCCCTTCCTCAACCCCATtatctacagcctgagaaacagggaCATGAAAGACGCTCTCGGCAGGCTTCTCTGCCGTGGGGGGAGGGCCGGCGGGGTCCCCAGGTAG
- the LOC123928418 gene encoding olfactory receptor 6N1, translated as MDPGNWSQVTEFIILGFPHLQGVQEYLFVLLLLIYLITVLGNLLIFLVVRLDSRLHTPMYHFLSTLSLLELGYTAATIPKMLSNLLSVEKTISFSGCLLQIYFFHSLGAAECYLLTAMAYDRYLAICRPLHYPTLMTPELCAKIAVGCWLGGLAGPVAEISLVSRLPFCGPNRIQHIFCDFPPVLSLACTDTSINVLVDFVINSCKILATFLLILSSYAQIIHTVLSIPSAAGKRKAFSTCASHLTVVLIFYGSILFMYVRLKKSYSLDYDRALAVVYSVLTPFLNPFIYSFRNKDIKEAVRRQLTRSGILG; from the coding sequence ATGGACCCTGGGAACTGGAGCCAGGTGACAGAGTTCATCATCCTGGGCTTTCCCCATCTTCAGGGGGTCCAGGAGTACCTCTTCGTCTTGTTGCTTCTAATCTACCTCATCACCGTCCTGGGAAACCTGCTGATATTCCTGGTGGTACGCCTGGACTCCCgtctccacacacccatgtaccaCTTTCTCAGCACTCTCTCCCTGCTGGAGCTCGGCTACACCGCGGCCACCATCCCCAAGATGCTGTCGAAcctgctcagtgtggagaagACCATTTCTTTCTCCGGATGCCTCCTGCAAATCTATTTCTTTCACTCTCTTGGGGCTGCTGAGTGCTATCTCCTCACAGCTATGGCTTATGACAGGTACTTAGCCATCTGCCGGCCCCTCCACTaccccaccctcatgaccccAGAACTCTGTGCCAAGATTGCTGTTGGCTGTTGGTTGGGAGGGCTGGCTGGGCCGGTGGCTGAAATTTCCTTAGTGTCCCGTCTCCCTTTCTGCGGCCCCAATCGCATTCAGCACATCTTTTGTGATTTCCCTCCTGTGCTGAGCTTGGCTTGTACGGACACTTCCATCAACGTCCTCGTGGACTTCGTTATCAACTCCTGCAAGATCCTGGCCACCTTCCTGCTGATCCTCAGCTCCTACGCCCAGATCATCCACACAGTCCTCAGCATCCCTTCAGCTGCGGGCAAGAGGAAGGCCTTCTCCACCTGCGCCTCCCACCTGACCGTGGTTCTCATCTTCTACGGCAGCATCCTCTTCATGTATGTGCGGCTGAAGAAGAGCTACTCCCTGGACTACGACCGTGCCCTGGCTGTGGTCTACTCGGTGCTCACGCCCTTCCTCAACCCCTTCATCTACAGCTTTCGCAACAAGGATATCAAGGAGGCCGTCAGGAGGCAGTTAACAAGGTCAGGGATACTGGGATGA
- the LOC123928436 gene encoding olfactory receptor 6N2 produces the protein MEPQNHSSLAEFVLLGFPKVGHIKGWLFVLLLLAYLFTICGNTLIFLVIRLDAALHTPMYHFISILSFLELWYTATTIPKMLANLLSEKKTISFAGCLLQTYFFHSLGASECYLLTAMAYDRYLAICRPLHYPALMTPALCGKMAAACWTCGFLCPISEVILVSQLPFCGYNEIQHIFCDFPPLLSLACKDTATNVLVDFAINAFIILITFLFIMVSYGRIIGAVLKIKTAAGRKKAFSTCASHLTVVLIFFGCIIFMYVRLRKSYSLTLDRTLAVVYSVLTPLVNPIIYSLRNKELIKAIRRTIFRKGGRASPTHH, from the coding sequence ATGGAACCGCAAAACCACTCGAGCTTGGCTGAGTTCGTGCTCCTTGGTTTCCCCAAAGTGGGTCACATCAAGGGCTGGCTTTTTGTCCTGTTGCTGTTGGCATACCTGTTCACTATCTGTGGTAACACGCTCATCTTCTTAGTCATTCGACTGGACGCAGCCCTACACACTCCTATGTACCACTTCATCAGTATACTTTCCTTCCTGGAGCTGTGGTATACAGCCACCACCATCCCCAAGATGCTGGCCAATCTGCTCAGTGAGAAGAAGACCATTTCCTTTGCAGGATGCCTCCTTCAGACCTACTTCTTCCACTCCCTAGGGGCCTCCGAATGCTACCTTCTAACAGCCATGGCCTATGACCGATACCTGGCCATCTGCCGGCCCCTCCACTACCCTGCACTCATGACCCCTGCACTCTGTGGCAAGATGGCTGCTGCTTGTTGGACTTGTGGCTTCCTGTGTCCCATTTCTGAAGTCATCCTGGTGTCCCAGCTCCCCTTCTGTGGCTATAATGAAATTCAACACATCTTCTGTGACTTTCCACCTCTGCTGAGCCTGGCCTGCAAGGACACAGCCACTAATGTCCTTGTGGACTTTGCTATCAATGCCTTCATCATCCTTATCACCTTCCTCTTCATTATGGTTTCCTATGGAAGAATCATTGGTGCTgtcctgaaaataaaaacagccgCAGGGAGAAAGAAGGCCTTCTCCACGTGTGCCTCACATCTCACCGTGGTTCTCATCTTCTTTGGCTGCATCATCTTCATGTATGTGCGCCTAAGGAAGAGCTATTCTCTGACCCTTGACCGGACACTTGCTGTGGTCTACTCTGTACTGACACCACTGGTCAACCCAATCATCTACAGTCTTCGTAACAAGGAACTCATTAAGGCCATCAGGAGGACCATCTTCCGGAAAGGGGGGAGAGCCAGTCCCACTCACCACTGA